The sequence CTAATGCCTTTTGGTCTAAAGATATTGCTCACTTTACCCCTAACTCTGAATCAAGTAATGTAAGTTTTAGTCCGGATGGAAAAGCTATCGCTGATATCAAAAACGATAAAGGGTATGCTTGGAATTTTTTAGATTTAGATGAAGCCCTACAGCGAGCCTGTAGTATAGCAAGAGATTATTTAGCAAATAACTCCAAAGTAGAAAAAAGGGATAAAAATCTTTGTGATGACGTGAGAGTATTACAGCCAGAGCACCAAGCAAACAAAAAGCTGAAAAATTCATAGGCTTTCTTACATCCAGATAGGCCAGTGAATCGCGGGGGGGTTTGTAGTTGGCTCTTGAGTTGGTGAATTTGGCTCTCCTAAAGTGTCCTGAAGACCTTCCAATTTGCAATGATTTTGACTGACGGTTCTACAAATGCGTGAAACTCCATCAACTCCACTAACATCCCAATATTCACCCGCTGATCTACGCTTACTTGAGTAGCCGACCATTCATTTCTGCTATGGGAGAGCAGGGATGCCGTTGAAGTCTGTGATGTCGGGGAGGTTGGTGACACCGAAGGTTGTGTGTAAAGTTTTGAATAGTGATTAAATATTAAATGGCTGAATGAATTACTTCATGGATCTGCTGTCATTCTTGGGGGAAACTTTATAGTTAGTCGCGTTTGGCCGGCAAATCACAGATAAGCTCTCCAATAAGGGAGTGTTTAACATATTTTTGGTAAGCTAATGATTGCTTGAGGTTTAGTACCCAACCGGCTTTTCTCCAGCCAATAGTCGATATCCAGTTGCTTATCCAAAATCTTTGGCTGTTCGGTAATTTCTGCGGTGGCGTAAACTCCGCTTTGGGGCCGGTGTGTCAAATAAATTAACCAACTAAGGCATTTCCAGCAGTATCCCATGAATAATCGCACGCACGGTTTCAGAAGAGAGGGGCGGGATGGCAACATTCTCCTTGACTTTACCTCTATACTTACTTAACCTCAGTTCGGGATAACCTGAAACCCTTATTCTGCCATCCACTATTCTGGTACTCCGGCAACGTAGTTGAGGCGTTTCAGCCATTTTGGAAGACTCCAGTGGTCTTAACCAAAAGTGACGTTAGAATAGGCTTTCCAGTACCTTGTAGAGTGTATTTCCAAGTATTTTCCAGCCTCAAAGCTTAGTTTCACAGCAAGCTTCGCCCTACTTTTAGATTTTCTTGACAAATAGTCTCCTGCTAAATATACTTATTTTAAGTATATTTAATCACTATACTCTAAAACAACTTATTGATAGAAAAAATGAAAATATGTCTAAAGAAATTAATGATATAAAATCTCGGTTAAATAGTCAGAGTGAGCAAGAAAGGCTGGCGGCTTTATCAGAAACTCTAAAATATGGCCAAGAAGGTTTGAGCTTATTCATTGAACACTCTCTCAAAGATTCATCTGAAAGAATCAAACAATCAGCATACTGGATTTTGCAGGGAGATACTTCTAATTTAACGCAAGCTTTCCAAAAAAATTCAAAAATTAGGTCTACAGATACAATTACTTGCTTAGCCATAAGTGCTGATAATAGTATTCTTGTTGGCGGGAGTTGGCAAAAAATTTGGATATGGAATTTAAAAACAGGAGAAGTCCTTCATCATTTAGAAGGCCACACTCATTGGGTTTTAGATGTTGCCATTACCCCTAATCAACAAACTTTAGTTAGCGCAAGTGCAGATACTACACTAAAAATATGGGATTTAGAAACAGGTAAGCTTATTAATACACTAAATGGACATTCTAGCTGGGTCAACGCTGTTTGTATAACCCAAGACGGCAAAAAAATTGTTAGCGGGAGTGCTGATAAAACTATTAAAATATGGGATTTAAAGTTACAAAAGGGGGAAGCAGAAACTCTTAAATCTCCCCAAGACCTAGGCCATGTCTTAAGCTTATGTATTAGCCCGGATAATAAGGTGATAGCTAGTGGTAGCACTAATAACAAGATCGTTTTGTGGGATTTAGAACAACGTAAATTTATTTGTAGCGTTGAAGGACATAGGGATTGGATTAACGAAGTTAAATTTCTTTCAGACCGTACAACTTTAATGAGTGGGAGCAGAGATGGCGTTCTAAAACATTGGAGGTTAAGTTATAAACGCTCCTCAAATGATATTAATTTTATTAAAATTTTATTAGGTTTACTAGACATAGTTGCCACTGCTTTAACTATCTATACTTTATCAATAGCATGGTTTATATCTCTTTTATTTTGGCTCGTTAGATTTATTGGGGGCGCGGCTGTTATTTCTTCTAATGAAAATAGAGATACTCCTTCTAATATTCAAATATTGGAAGATATTAAAAGTTATAAAGATAACCAACGAATCCACACTCTGCTTTTTAATGGTAATAAAAATATATTAGTCGTCGGTTATCCCCACAGTATTGAGTTATTGGATTTTATAACTCCTCATAGAATTATATATATTCTACCAGAGCAATCTAGCTTGATTACTTCCGTTGTTGTTAATAATAGTGGAAAAAATATTATTTTTGCTGGCAAAGATTGGGTGACTTTGTTAGATTGGGAAAAAAGGAATATGCCTTATGCTATTAAAGGATGCTCATATCCAAGATTAAGTAAGATTATTATTCCGGAAGTTTATTCAACAATCTTTTGTGGGGAATCTAAAAAATTTACTGTAGAAGGTTTAGATCAAAATAATAAAAAAATAAACATTGAAAGTAAAGATATTATCTGGCAAGCAGGTGGAGGTCAAATTCAAGATGGTTTATTCAATGCTGGCCAAGAAGCCGGAAATTTTAATATTGAAGTAAAAGTAGGCTTTTTGAAAAACTCCATACCCATTACTCTTATTGAACCACTTCAGCTAAAACAACTTATTTTCACCTCATTGCCAAGCAAATTAGAGTTTGGAGAAAGTTGGCACTTTGAAGTAAAGGGCTTAGATCAATATGGAAACGATTTCGCTCTACCAAATATTTTATGGTGGGTAAGCAGTGGAAGAATTGACAATCAGGGCAACTTTTGTGCAGGGTATCAAGAAGAAGAGGTTATTGTTACAGCAAGTGTAGGTTTATTTCATATTAAAGAACTAATAAAAATTGTTGAAACTTCTCGTTTAACAGCAATACAGATTGCACCACCATTAGTAACTTTACAACCAGGGCAAAAGCAACAGTTTTGTATAAAGGCTTTTAATCAGCGATATGAACAGATTACTGCTCCCAGTATAAAATGGAGTGCTATAAACAACAGAATTGATAAAAATGGTATTTTTTCTTCTCAAAAATGCGATAAAGGCAGGTTTCAAGTAAGTGCAACAGTAGAAAGCTTAACAGTCAAAGCACAAGTTATTATTCCCTGTGTTGTAGAAAAAATCAAAATAAATTGTCAACCAGAAATACTTAGACCCGAAGAAGAGGTTAAATTTACCGTAACGGCATGGGATCAAGCAGATGATATTGTAGAAGTAAAAAATGTTGAATGGACGGCTACAGAAGGTGGGTCAATTAATAACCAGGGTGTTTTTAAAAGCCATTACACAAAAGGAGAAGTTGTTGTAACTGCCAAAGTTGGAAACATTAGCGATACAGCTAATATCTTCATTATCCCTATAGTGGCAAAATTAAAAATTGAGCCGAACTTTTGTAAAATAAAACCAGGAGAAAAGTTTAACTTTACTTTAAAGGGATGGGATCAAGCAGGTGATCCCATAAAAATCAAAAAAATTCAATGGTCAACCACAGAAGGCGGCTCAATTAGCAGCGAAGGCGTTTTTCAAGGGAGTTGCACAAAGCAACAAGTTACGGTGACTGCACAGGTTGGGGATATTACAGCTACAGCTAATGTTAGACTTATTCCTATACTCAGAAGATTGGAAATTTATCCAAAAATTTGTCAGCTTCAAACCCGCATAAAGGAACAAGGCTGTGAGGAACAATTTTATGTAATAGGCTTTGATTACTCTGGGGAAAAGATCGATTTAAATGAAGCTTATTTGGTAGCAAAAGAAAGCGGTTCACTAGAGGGCGAATTTTACCAAGGTGAGTTATTTTGGGAAACAACCGGAGGCAAGATAGATCAAGATGGGAAATTAATTATTGAGCCAAACTACAAAGGTAATATCCAAGTAACTGCAAGGGTAGAATATTTAACTGCAATAGCAGAAGTGAGCATTCCTGCCGTCCTACACAAAATAGAAATAAGTAATAAGGCACTAATACTTAAACCAGAAGAAGAGTTTCAATTTACTGTAAGGGGATGGGATCAAGCAGGTGATGTTATAGGAATAAAGAATGTTGAATGGACAACTACAAAGGGTGGTTCCATTAACAGCCAGGGTATTTTTAGAGGCGGTTACGCAAAGCGACAAGTTATTGTAACTGTACAGGTTGGAAATATTAGCGATACAGCTAATGTTACCATTATCCCTGTATTGAGAAAACTAGAAGTTTGGCCAACCTTTGTTTATCTAAGAGCTAATGAGCAGCAAAAATTTGTAGTAAAAGGCTTTGATCAATTCGGGAAAGAAATTGAGCCAGGACGTATTCATTGGGAAACGACTAAAGGGAAAATTTCACAAGATGGGACGTTAAGTGTTGCTTATAGTGAACAAGGTTATCTTCAAGTAACTGCAACATCTGTTTTTACTCAAAAGCATAGCCAGAAGGTAAGAACGCTATTTTTATATACGGCCCTTGTTAGTAGATTAATCTCTTGGTTTATTTCTTATGAAACTCTAATTGATGATTTAGTTGGGATTGTTAGTTCAGCCGAGAGTGAAGAACAATTTGACAATGTAGAAATCCAGCAATCACTTATAGACATAAATGTACAAACAATCGAGCTACAAACTATAGAACAGATTAGCGATTTTATACAACCTGAAGAAAGGCTAGTAGTAGAAATTATTAGAGAAACCAGTAATCTTATAGAAACCGAAGAAAACCTAGTCGTAGAAACCAGTAATCTTGTACAACCTGAAGAAGCATTAAATTTAGAAACCATTGAAGAGGCAGCTAATTTCATACAACCTGAAGAAGCCCTAAATTTAGAAAACGTTGAAGAAGCAGCTAATTTTATACAAGATCAAGAAAGGCTAGTCGTAGAAACAAGTAATGTCATACAATCGGGAGAGGGACTAAATTTAGTAGTTATTGAAACGACAACTAATATTATAGATCCTGTAGAAGAATTGGGAATAAATTCATTAGATTTTTATACGGCTTTAGAAGGATGGTTAGTTCAAAAAATACGAAAACTGATAGCTCATTGTTTTCTATCTGTTAGTCGTTTATTTCTCAATGAAGCAATGTCTAACTTGAGTGCTTATGCGGATGTCTTTGTTTTAGCGGTTGAGTATAATCCTTATAAATATTTTGAATGTCTTAAAGTTCTCTCTGATCATTCAAACTTTGTTAGTTCTTTAGTTATTACACCAGATGGACAAAAGCTTATTAGCGGTAGCTGGGACAGCAGTATCAAAATCTGGAATTTAAGTACAGGCCAGGTACTTGATACGTTAGAGGCTCATACAAACGATGTAGAGTGTCTTGCTATTGCTCCAAATGGACAGACGCTTGTTAGTGGTGGTTGGGATGAAACCATTAACATTTGGGATTTAAACACTAGCCAGTTGCTATGCTCTTTAGGCTGTCCGCAGAAAGTGACCGTAGTAGCCATTACTCCTGATGGACAAAAACTTGTAACTGGAGAAACGCATAATCTTATTAAAGTTTGGGATTTAAAAAATCAAACAATTTTAAAGGAGGTGAGAAATTCTTTAGATACTTATAATCACCCTTGTTGGTGGCATAAGTATATTGTTATTACCCCCAATGGTAAAAAAATAATTTCTGCTGTAGAGAGTATAATTATTTATGATTTAGAAACGGGAGAAATAGTTAACAACTTAAGGCCGAAGATAAAAACGGTTTATTCGTTAGCTATAACAGCAGATGGGACAAAGCTCATTAGTGGCCATAATAAAGAAATTAAAATTTGGGATTTAAATGCAAAATCTCCAAAAATTTTATTGACTTTGAAAAGTTTGGCGCGGAAAGTTTGGGATTTAGTAGTTATGCCAGATGAGCGGATATTTATATCCTGTGGGATTTTAGCGGAAAATGACTTAGAAAATGACTTAGAAAATGACTTAGAAAATGACTTAGAAGAAAGCGATCCTATTTCTATAATTGAATTCTGGGATTTAAATACGGGAGAAAAAATTCATTGCATAGAAGATTATGATGATAATGTAATTTATCGTCTTGCCATAAGCCCCGATGGGAAACAAATTATTACTGGCTATAAAGGAGGACTCATAAAAATTTGGGGGATACCAGAATTAAACTAACGCTGGTAAAAACTATCCAAGCTTTAATAGTATTGAGTTTTGATTTTCTTTATCCATCGGCCATCCTGCTTTCACCGGCCATCCTGCTTTCACCGGCCCCTCCACATTCCCCCCATGCAGGCAGGCTCACCGGCCCTTCAACATCCCCCGGTGCAGGCAAGTTCAACGGCCTCTTTCGGTTCGTAAGCCTAGGGAGTTCCACCGCACCGGCCCCCGGCAGATCCACCAGCATCTCAAAATTTACCGGCCCCTCAAAATTCACCTGCATCACCGTATCAACCGGCATCTCAATATCCCCCGACGTCCATTACGCTTTCCGTAGAAGCCGGTGTCTCCATATCCGCCCTCCCTATTAGATCCAGCGATGCC is a genomic window of Ancylothrix sp. D3o containing:
- a CDS encoding WD40 repeat domain-containing protein: MTNSLLLNILILSIFNHYTLKQLIDRKNENMSKEINDIKSRLNSQSEQERLAALSETLKYGQEGLSLFIEHSLKDSSERIKQSAYWILQGDTSNLTQAFQKNSKIRSTDTITCLAISADNSILVGGSWQKIWIWNLKTGEVLHHLEGHTHWVLDVAITPNQQTLVSASADTTLKIWDLETGKLINTLNGHSSWVNAVCITQDGKKIVSGSADKTIKIWDLKLQKGEAETLKSPQDLGHVLSLCISPDNKVIASGSTNNKIVLWDLEQRKFICSVEGHRDWINEVKFLSDRTTLMSGSRDGVLKHWRLSYKRSSNDINFIKILLGLLDIVATALTIYTLSIAWFISLLFWLVRFIGGAAVISSNENRDTPSNIQILEDIKSYKDNQRIHTLLFNGNKNILVVGYPHSIELLDFITPHRIIYILPEQSSLITSVVVNNSGKNIIFAGKDWVTLLDWEKRNMPYAIKGCSYPRLSKIIIPEVYSTIFCGESKKFTVEGLDQNNKKINIESKDIIWQAGGGQIQDGLFNAGQEAGNFNIEVKVGFLKNSIPITLIEPLQLKQLIFTSLPSKLEFGESWHFEVKGLDQYGNDFALPNILWWVSSGRIDNQGNFCAGYQEEEVIVTASVGLFHIKELIKIVETSRLTAIQIAPPLVTLQPGQKQQFCIKAFNQRYEQITAPSIKWSAINNRIDKNGIFSSQKCDKGRFQVSATVESLTVKAQVIIPCVVEKIKINCQPEILRPEEEVKFTVTAWDQADDIVEVKNVEWTATEGGSINNQGVFKSHYTKGEVVVTAKVGNISDTANIFIIPIVAKLKIEPNFCKIKPGEKFNFTLKGWDQAGDPIKIKKIQWSTTEGGSISSEGVFQGSCTKQQVTVTAQVGDITATANVRLIPILRRLEIYPKICQLQTRIKEQGCEEQFYVIGFDYSGEKIDLNEAYLVAKESGSLEGEFYQGELFWETTGGKIDQDGKLIIEPNYKGNIQVTARVEYLTAIAEVSIPAVLHKIEISNKALILKPEEEFQFTVRGWDQAGDVIGIKNVEWTTTKGGSINSQGIFRGGYAKRQVIVTVQVGNISDTANVTIIPVLRKLEVWPTFVYLRANEQQKFVVKGFDQFGKEIEPGRIHWETTKGKISQDGTLSVAYSEQGYLQVTATSVFTQKHSQKVRTLFLYTALVSRLISWFISYETLIDDLVGIVSSAESEEQFDNVEIQQSLIDINVQTIELQTIEQISDFIQPEERLVVEIIRETSNLIETEENLVVETSNLVQPEEALNLETIEEAANFIQPEEALNLENVEEAANFIQDQERLVVETSNVIQSGEGLNLVVIETTTNIIDPVEELGINSLDFYTALEGWLVQKIRKLIAHCFLSVSRLFLNEAMSNLSAYADVFVLAVEYNPYKYFECLKVLSDHSNFVSSLVITPDGQKLISGSWDSSIKIWNLSTGQVLDTLEAHTNDVECLAIAPNGQTLVSGGWDETINIWDLNTSQLLCSLGCPQKVTVVAITPDGQKLVTGETHNLIKVWDLKNQTILKEVRNSLDTYNHPCWWHKYIVITPNGKKIISAVESIIIYDLETGEIVNNLRPKIKTVYSLAITADGTKLISGHNKEIKIWDLNAKSPKILLTLKSLARKVWDLVVMPDERIFISCGILAENDLENDLENDLENDLEESDPISIIEFWDLNTGEKIHCIEDYDDNVIYRLAISPDGKQIITGYKGGLIKIWGIPELN